The nucleotide window TGAATATTATGCTTGTATCCGTATCAGAACGCACTAGAGAAATTGGTATTAGAAAAGCAATTGGAGCAAGAGATGGTGATATTTTGTTGCAATTTTTAGTGGAAGCTGTCGTGCTTAGTTTGCTTGGCGGGGGGATTGGGATTATATTCGGAGTTCTTTCTGCTCAATTAGTCACAATTTTATCTGATTTTGAAATGTCTGTTTCAGCTTCTACTATTCTTTTGGCAGTCGGTTTTTCGATGTTTATAGGAGTTTTATTTGGTGTAGTTCCAGCTCGTAAAGCATCTAAGAAAATGCCGATAGATGCTTTACGTACAGAATAACTAGAGGAGGCGTTTTTGATGAAGAACGAGCAAAAAGCAAATGACTCATGGGTTTTAGTCGAAATTTTAAGTTTCATAACTAATGTGGAACGAAAACGACTCAGAGAGCTTAGTTATGAAGAATTGGAAGCACTATACGAGCGAGTGGTGAAGGAACGCTAGAGCGAATCGTTCTTTTTGCGCTAATCACTAAACTATGCGAAAATGAAAGCAAATTGCTAGGGGTGATTCGGATGAAAGAAAGCATTGAAAAGTATGCGAGTAAATCTACTAAGGTTAAATTTGAACTAGAAATAAATGCTCCAGTTACAAGTGTTTTTGAACTATTGACTACGAATG belongs to Listeria ivanovii subsp. ivanovii and includes:
- a CDS encoding BH0509 family protein, translating into MKNEQKANDSWVLVEILSFITNVERKRLRELSYEELEALYERVVKER